A window of the Brassica napus cultivar Da-Ae chromosome C5, Da-Ae, whole genome shotgun sequence genome harbors these coding sequences:
- the LOC106405359 gene encoding putative cysteine-rich repeat secretory protein 17 produces the protein MYSSSSVSRIILIYVSAIQLLLINSKLSLNVTNEYLNHTCLVSQGKYKLGSEYDKLFKNIMKMFYKNSIRGYDLFGDSTFTAILQCRGDSYGPKCRDCFVTALAALRRRCPWYKGKIIWYDQCLLSMDSKYSVGQIDYDNNFCMSNAKKVVEDGVTFIQVWNILIGDLTKLATTGDNYTLYSVGEKRYKGDMIYGMVQCAVDLSRKACQECVLYNRFHFQVCVNDMRGARVVGRSCTFRLEFYPFIAKQVRNI, from the exons atgTACTCTTCATCCTCTGTATCACGCATCATTTTGATCTATGTCTCGGCCATACAACTACTCCTTATAAACAGCAAATTGTCCTTAAACGTGACCAATGAGTATCTCAACCACACATGCTTGGTTAGTCAAGGAAAATACAAGTTGGGAAGTGAGTAcgataaactttttaaaaacatcatGAAAATGTTCTATAAAAACAGTATCAGAGGTTACGACCTTTTTGGCGATTCTACTTTTACCGCTATCCTCCAGTGCCGCGGCGACTCCTACGGGCCCAAGTGCCGCGACTGTTTTGTCACCGCCCTCGCTGCG CTTCGTAGGAGATGTCCATGGTACAAGGGGAAGATAATATGGTATGACCAATGTCTTCTTTCGATGGATTCCAAATATTCTGTTGGGCAGATCGATTACGACAATAACTTTTGTATGTCCAACGCGAAGAAGGTGGTAGAAGATGGAGTCACATTTATACAAGTTTGGAATATTCTCATTGGCGATCTGACGAAATTAGCCACCACTGGAGATAATTACACACTGTACTCTGTGGGGGAGAAGCGGTACAAGGGTGATATGATATATGGAATGGTGCAGTGTGCGGTAGACTTATCGCGAAAAGCTTGTCAGGAGTGTGTGTTGTATAATAGATTTCATTTTCAAGTTTGCGTGAATGATATGCGAGGAGCGAGAGTTGTAGGCAGGAGCTGTACTTTTAGGCTTGAGTTTTACCCTTTTATTGCCAAGCAGGTCCGTAATATTTAA